In the Penaeus chinensis breed Huanghai No. 1 chromosome 31, ASM1920278v2, whole genome shotgun sequence genome, one interval contains:
- the LOC125041749 gene encoding rhodopsin-like: MSWNNPVQDTVLPSTNPYGNFTVVDTVPESMLHMVHSHWYQFPPMNPLWYGLLGFWMTVMGTLSVAGNFVVIWVFMNTKSLRTPANLLVVNLAISDFFMMLTMTPPLLVNAYWGTWILGAFFCEVYAFLGSFFGCVSIWSMVFITADRYNVIVKGVAAEPLTSSGAMMRIAGTWAFTLAWCIPPFFGWNRYVPEGNMLACGTDYLTETELSRSYLYVYSVWVYLFPLAYIIYSYTFIVKAVAAHEKGMREQAKKMGVKSLRSEEAQKTSAECRLAKVALMTVTLWFMAWTPYFIINWGGMFNKPMVTPLFSIWGSVFAKANAVYNPIVYAISHPKYRAALEKKLPCLACSTEGRDGGSDVASNATAQSTEKAESA; encoded by the coding sequence ATGTCGTGGAACAACCCAGTTCAGGACACTGTCCTGCCATCCACCAATCCTTATGGCAACTTTACAGTGGTAGACACTGTGCCAGAAAGCATGCTCCATATGGTGCATTCTCACTGGTACCAGTTCCCTCCTATGAATCCTCTCTGGTATGGTCTTCTTGGGTTCTGGATGACTGTCATGGGAACACTATCTGTAGCTGGTAACTTTGTAGTCATCTGGGTATTCATGAATACCAAGAGTCTGCGAACACCTGCCAACCTGTTAGTTGTCAACCTGGCCATCTCCGACTTCTTCATGATGCTTACCATGACTCCTCCTCTCCTGGTCAACGCTTATTGGGGAACATGGATTCTCGGTGCATTCTTCTGTGAGGTCTACGCTTTCCTCGGTTCTTTCTTCGGCTGCGTGTCCATCTGGTCCATGGTCTTCATCACTGCTGACCGATACAACGTCATCGTCAAGGGAGTAGCTGCTGAACCTCTCACATCTAGTGGTGCTATGATGAGGATTGCTGGCACTTGGGCTTTCACTCTTGCCTGGTGCATTCCTCCCTTCTTTGGATGGAACCGTTATGTGCCTGAGGGTAACATGCTTGCATGTGGTACTGACTACCTGACGGAAACTGAACTTTCCAGGAGCTATCTGTACGTCTACTCTGTATGGGTATATCTCTTCCCTCTTGCCTACATCATCTACAGCTACACTTTCATCGTTAAGGCTGTCGCTGCCCACGAGAAGGGAATGCGAGAGCAAGCCAAGAAGATGGGTGTTAAGTCCCTGAGGAGTGAGGAAGCCCAGAAGACCTCTGCTGAGTGCCGCCTTGCCAAGGTTGCCCTCATGACTGTCACTCTGTGGTTCATGGCCTGGACCCCCTACTTCATCATCAACTGGGGAGGCATGTTCAACAAGCCCATGGttactcctcttttctccatctgggGCTCCGTCTTCGCCAAGGCCAACGCCGTCTACAACCCCATCGTGTACGCCATCAGCCACCCCAAGTACCGTGCTGCCCTTGAGAAGAAGCTGCCTTGCCTTGCCTGCAGCACTGAGGGCAGAGATGGTGGTTCCGATGTTGCTTCCAATGCCACTGCTCAAAGCACCGAGAAGGCCGAGTCTGCCTAA